From the genome of Kluyveromyces lactis strain NRRL Y-1140 chromosome F complete sequence:
CGCTCCAGTCTGCTGCGGTCAAATTTCAAGGACAAACGAGTTTGGAAGAAGGTATGCAACAATGTATTGTTTCGTTGGTCTTTCATTTCTAGTTGCAATTCCAGTCTCAGGTGTTATCATCGGTGATGGTTCCTTAAAGAATTATAACAACTTTATCATCTATGTTTCTGTATTGTCCATGATTTCTAGTGGTTTATATACGATGAGCAAATGTTACGCGGTTAAACAAAAGCTTAATAGATCACCTAGAAATGCGCACAATAATACAATTCTATCTTCTGTATTTGCTTTTGttacaaagaaattctGAACTTTTACATCTGGCTTATATCTAATTTGCATCTTTCCTTATGTTACCAATTTTTATTCCTTTTGAGCTATTGTTTCCTCTGCCAATTAGTCAAATGTCAACCGATAACAACAGTTCTTCATGAGTCATTGGGATATAACACTGAACGTATTGAGTCAGTACTAGTTTTTACTGTGATTATAAattttgtatatatacatattaCGCAATGTCATTAAAATCGTTACATGGATTTGTGGAGGAAGCACCGCTCACCCAttatattgaaagaagaggaaaataGTCAACTCTGTGATACGGCCCTCACTTTCTCTGTCTTTTAATACCGTGAAGCTCATTAGGAGGATctgaattggaattggaatatGTTGTATTTGTCACCATCTTCGAATCTGAACGTTCTGATCTATCTCTTTTAAGGTTGTCATCTGTTATTTCCTTGATAGGTGGTAGAGCCGGCAGTTTTTCAGGTTGTAGGCTTCTGGTATACATTTCAGAGTTGATGATTTGCTGAGTATCATCAGTTTCCCAGTCGCTATTATCGGGTTCCTCCAGGTACCAGCCATATGGATCGTTTTCATCCATGTTGCACTGCCAACTAGGTTTTCAGAAGTGTCTTGGTATTGCCTCAAATCACACTTTCTGATTAAACCTAATCAGCGAAGGTAGCAGTAATTTGCTATATTAGAACACTGTTGTAGGGAAGCATGAACGTATCACAGCTCAATAACTACACTTTTAGGGACTTAATCAACGTCTCAGGTATTTAATATGATAGATACAATTCTACTTCGTTAGCATCTTTCAAGgcacttttcttttttttttacatCAAAGGTGAACTCTGGGGTTTTTTCAACTATATTGTATGGCTCTTTATGGATCTCTAACTACAACCTTAGAGACAACGACTACAGTATCGTTGAAAAATCGAATAACATTTATCAAGTTTATCATCTATGTATTATTAAGAAATATGTTCGTATATACAAACTTTTTGGTGTAATACCAATTAAGAGAATTATTATTaatttattttgattttgagatTAATTTGAAGGATAATTAAATTGGTTTGCAGTGTAAGTACTCACTCCAGGTACGGACTTCATGAGGAACAATAACATCCTTAGATTCCAAAACCTTCACCTTTTCTGCAATCTTCAGACTCATAGCTTTCGCAAATAGCATAGCAGTTTGTGGCTCATTGAATAATGGAAGGGCAAAGTCAATAGCATTTCTTCTCATGATATAATCTACATCTTCTAGGCTCTCTGCTCTCTTGGCGGCAAGATTGAATACAGCACTGATATCCTTGGCTTGGAAGAGTTCACGCAACTTTCTCTTGTCATTTTTTGGGAATTCGATTAGTTCGACTGAAACGCCCTTGCTGAACGTCTCCAAATATTTCTTGGTATCCTCATTGGTAGCATATAACTTGTAACCCAATGGTGCAACATATTTCACCACTTCACCTAGATAGTTCTTAGATAGGTCACCCCCGAAGAGAATACCACTTGGTGGGAGAGGAACATTGAAATTCATTGTACTTTGAATAGCAGTCCAGTAACTCTCTAACGCATTGCTACCGAAGGACGCAACCTCACCGGTGGATGCCATCTCGACACCTAAAAATGGATCAGCTCCGGCTAGTCTggtgaaagaaaattgtGGAACCTTGGTTGCAACATAGTCATATGCTTTGTCCATTAGATTTACAGGTTCGGGAACATCCTTGCTCAAAAATGCTTGAACAGCTGCTTCTATGAAGTTAACACCTAAAACTTTTGAGACAAATGGGAAGGATCTGGAAGCTCTGATATTACATTCAATGACCTTCAAGGAAACACCTTCATCTCTatcatctttgataatttgCATGTTGAAAGGACCTGTAATATTCCATGCCTTTGCAACTTTGTCAGCAATCTCTTTCAATCtatctttgatattttgagACAGATTTTGTGGAGGTAGGACTAACGTTGCATCACCAGAGTGAATACCAGCGTTTTCTACGTGTTCAGAAATAGCATGAACTAATACCATACCATTATGTGCTACAGCGTCCacatcaatttcttgagCACCTTCGATGAACTTAGACATAACAACTGGATGATCTGGAGAGACGTCCGAAGCTGTGGTAAGTTTTACTTCAAGTTCGTGCTCACCAGTAACAACACTCATAGCAGCACCAGACAACACGTACGATGGACGAATTAAAACCGGGTATCCCACTTGATTAGCGAATACTTtagcttcttcaacagaaGACAACTCACTCCATTCTGGTTGATTGACGCCGATAGAATCCAGAATAGTTGAGAACTTGTGTCTGTTTTCAGCCTTGTCAATGTCTTCAGGAGAGGTACCCAATATGTGAGCACCATTGTGAAGAAGTTTCAAAGCGATGTTCTGTGGAAGTTGACCACCAACGGAGATGACACAACCTTCAGAATTCTCCAACTCGTAAATATCCATGACACGCTCGAAAGAGAGTTCTTCGAAATACAATCTGtcaacttcatcaaaatcTGTGGAAACCGTTTCAGGATTGTAATTTATCATAATAGTTTTCTTCCCTTCTTTTCTGAGGGCCTTTGTGGTGTTAACAGCACACCAATCGAATTCCACACTTGAACCTATTCTGTAGACACCTGAGCCGAGCACTAGAACACCATTATCAGTGAATTCGATATCACTCTTAGTAGCATTGTAAGTAGTGTATAAATAGTTTGTTTGAGCAGGGAATTCTGCGGCTAGGGTGTCAATTCGTTTGACAAACGGAACGATTCCAAAGGATTTTCTGTAACTTCTAACTTCTAATTCTGAGGTTCTTGAGTCACTACCCTTGTTCAAACATAGTGCGATTTGAGCATCAGAGAAACCTAGTTTCTTCGCTTCAAGTAGCAGTTCTTTGTCCAAAGATTCCAGGTCATTAACCTGTTCCAAATCTTTATACATGTCGACTATGTTCATACACTTGAATAGGAACCATGAGTCAATTTTGGTTAATTCATGGACCTTTTCCACCGAATATCCTTCATGGATCAAAGCTTGTCCGACAGCCAACCATCTTCTATCGGTAGGTTCACTCAAAGCATTgtccaaatcatcaaattcatcagACCCTTGGAATCCAATGAATGAAGGGTCGATTTGTCTGATGGCCTTTTGgaaagcttcttcaaaatttctaCCGATTGCCATAACTTCACCGACAGATTTCATAGATGAACCGACGGATCTGTTCACGTGCTGGAACTTCGATAAATCCCAACGTGGGATCTTAGCGACAATGTAATCCAAAGATGGTTCGAAATTTGCAACTGTTGTCTTGGTGATTGGGTTAGGAAGTTCAGGTAAAGTGTATCCTAATGCAATCTTGGCGGCAGTATAAGCCAATGGATAACCGGTAGCTTTTGAGGCCAAAGCGGATGAACGAGACAAACGTGCATTCACTTCAATGACTCTATAATCTAAACTGTCTGGACTTAAAGCATATTGTACGTTACATTCACCGATGACACCCAAGTGTCTAATAATCTTGATTGCTGCGCTTCTCAACATATGGAACTCCTCATCGGATAGAGTTTGAGAAGGTGCAAAAACGATAGAATCACCTGTATGGATACCTAGTGGatcaaaattttccatGTTACACACAGTAATACAATTTCCGACACGATCTCTAACCACTTCGTATTCCACTTCTTTCCAGCccttcaaagatttctcGACAAGAATTTGAGGTGccaaagaaagagattgaGAAGCTAattgtttcatttcttGAGCGTTATTAGCAAAACCAGATCCTAAACCACCAAGAGCGTAAGCAGATCTAACAATTACTGGGAATCCAACAATGTCAGCAGCTTCCAAAGCAGCATCAACGGTTTCACAGGCAATGGACTCAGCAGTTGGAATGTCGATCTCTTTTAGAGCTTGAGCGAAAAGGTCTCTATCCTCTGATGTTTCTAGAGTCTTAATTGGGGTACCCAAGACCTTAATGTTGTATTTAGCTAGTACGCCAGCTTTGTCCAAAGCGACACCACAGTTCAACCCTGTTTGACCACCGAATGTTAGCAAAATTGCATCTGGTCTTTCGCGTTCGATGATATAGGTAATATACTCCGGAGTGACAGgcaaataataaatctCGTCTGCAAGAGAATGAGAGGTCTGATTGGTGGCAATGTTAGGGTTCACCAAAATTGTCTTTTTGTTagcttctttcaaagctttgATAGCTTGAGAACCAGAATAATCGAACTCACCGGCCTGACCGATCGAAAGACCACCAGAACCGATAACAAGCACTGATTCCACACCTTCCACTAACTGTGGATTATATTCATCAGTGTTGAATGCCGATGTCGTGGGTTCGGTAGATGAATAGATACTAGTAGACATAGCGAGTAAAATGGTTGGGCTTCCTTGTAGTTGCTTCTTATACTCTACTATcgtttttttcttttggcAACGACTGATATCTTTTTTGATAAGAGCTATGCTGAAGTTTAAATTccaattttgatatcagtGTATTGctctttatatatatatattgcCCAAGCTAGTTGTTCCTTCTTATTTGCGATGAGTCAATAGGAAGATGTGATAAAGGTTCATCGAAACTAAATACTCAAATAGTGACGCTGAAAAAAATTGCCAAATCGATGAAAAAACAATagaaaaaaactaaaaaaaaaaagtgcTATGATTCATTGTAAGAAACACTGTGCagctttcttttctttttcccaTCATATCATCATTGATTTGGTGATGTAATAATTGTGCTTGTGTTGAAAGCTAGAGAGAGTTCTTTCACTTCTTAAATTaaaatttggaaagagcTGTATATGCTAATTAAAGCTATATATCAAGATCTTCCagaaatccaagaaataaagGACGAGTCAATACCGTTACGTGAAACTTTCTCGAATGCAAAAACAAACATCGGGCTATTGACACATAAGAAGAGACTCATCCTTGAATCATAAGACGCACTACGTTTTGGTATAGGTACCATTTACGTTTGTCTTCAGTAACACCGTAGTAAGAATGCTGTTTTCAAACTGGGGATAGTTTCGATTGTTCTTGCACTTAGAGGATGTAAAACCTCGAACTGGATTAGAACCTAAGTTTTCTGATCGTTTAGTGCAACACTCAGCGATgtgaaaggaaaagaaaaatcaaaggaaaaaaaaaaaccaaaaccaaaaaacTGGCCAGTTACCCGGAATACCCGGGTAATACTTACTGTCTTCTAAAAATTTGTCATTCCGTGTATTTACTGACGCGTGTCAGAATAAATAACCAGCCACACAAAGAGTGTATGCCCTGGCATGTGTTAAGATCCATCTATACGAAAGTATACGAGATAGAGAAGTACAaatagaagagaaaaatcAATCTTATGCCAACTCGTAGGATGATTAGGCATTATATAATGGAAAGATGATGGTGGAGGGAGCGAGCGATACTCACCATACAACAGTGTATAATGAATAGTCAATTGATGTCAGATACAGATAATATGAGCGAAGGAATATCATCATGTCAGGGTAACACTGAACAGAGAGATTCCGGGACTCAATAGCATGGTCAGGTGATGCAAATAATACTCTTAATGCTTGTATTATATTGCCAACTCCGATAAAAGTTTAACTGACAAGTATTGTTAGTAGGGAAGTGCGGCTGCTCGAATCGTTCTACCCACCAAGACTTCAGTCCGGGCTCCAGACGTGGGGTAGAAATGTGGATTAAACAGTATACGGTCTGCAAATGGCCGCCCAACTTGAGCTGCAACCGACTAGGGACCGCCTGAAGATGAACATATACGATAAAAGACAAAAACAACCAACCTCGATCACGTGATAATCTTAGACATCACTGGCATGTAAGAGGTAACCCTTTCGGCTCCGAattggttcttttgaagCTGACAACCACTGAAAATTTTCCCTGGTAACTCGAGAGACacattgaaaataataaaaaactgaaaaaaaaaaaaatcaccATAAGTATGCCATTGACCCGGAGATTTGGCTTCGATTCAGAACATTTTGGTAATGTTCCGTTCTTATTGGTCTCTTCGCTCCGTCTGATTTTTCAGCTTGCCAACTAGTTAGTCCGGACTCCGATTTGCCGGCTACTTAACCGCTATCCAACATTTCTCCTACTAGCCACTCTTCGGTTTATCTCTGCTTTCCCccttctttgaattcatgcgaaacacaaaaaaaaaagacatcATTCATTTTTCCCTTTCGCCCCTTTGCCTGATTGCTAGGTTCCTATCTACCTAGTAccaccaaaaaaaaaaaaggcagACTCAAAGGCCTTATGATTCT
Proteins encoded in this window:
- a CDS encoding DUF5137 domain-containing protein (conserved hypothetical protein); protein product: MDENDPYGWYLEEPDNSDWETDDTQQIINSEMYTRSLQPEKLPALPPIKEITDDNLKRDRSERSDSKMVTNTTYSNSNSDPPNELHGIKRQRK
- the CPA2 gene encoding carbamoyl-phosphate synthase (glutamine-hydrolyzing) CPA2 (similar to uniprot|P03965 Saccharomyces cerevisiae YJR109C CPA2 Large subunit of carbamoyl phosphate synthetase, which catalyzes a step in the synthesis of citrulline, an arginine precursor) translates to MSTSIYSSTEPTTSAFNTDEYNPQLVEGVESVLVIGSGGLSIGQAGEFDYSGSQAIKALKEANKKTILVNPNIATNQTSHSLADEIYYLPVTPEYITYIIERERPDAILLTFGGQTGLNCGVALDKAGVLAKYNIKVLGTPIKTLETSEDRDLFAQALKEIDIPTAESIACETVDAALEAADIVGFPVIVRSAYALGGLGSGFANNAQEMKQLASQSLSLAPQILVEKSLKGWKEVEYEVVRDRVGNCITVCNMENFDPLGIHTGDSIVFAPSQTLSDEEFHMLRSAAIKIIRHLGVIGECNVQYALSPDSLDYRVIEVNARLSRSSALASKATGYPLAYTAAKIALGYTLPELPNPITKTTVANFEPSLDYIVAKIPRWDLSKFQHVNRSVGSSMKSVGEVMAIGRNFEEAFQKAIRQIDPSFIGFQGSDEFDDLDNALSEPTDRRWLAVGQALIHEGYSVEKVHELTKIDSWFLFKCMNIVDMYKDLEQVNDLESLDKELLLEAKKLGFSDAQIALCLNKGSDSRTSELEVRSYRKSFGIVPFVKRIDTLAAEFPAQTNYLYTTYNATKSDIEFTDNGVLVLGSGVYRIGSSVEFDWCAVNTTKALRKEGKKTIMINYNPETVSTDFDEVDRLYFEELSFERVMDIYELENSEGCVISVGGQLPQNIALKLLHNGAHILGTSPEDIDKAENRHKFSTILDSIGVNQPEWSELSSVEEAKVFANQVGYPVLIRPSYVLSGAAMSVVTGEHELEVKLTTASDVSPDHPVVMSKFIEGAQEIDVDAVAHNGMVLVHAISEHVENAGIHSGDATLVLPPQNLSQNIKDRLKEIADKVAKAWNITGPFNMQIIKDDRDEGVSLKVIECNIRASRSFPFVSKVLGVNFIEAAVQAFLSKDVPEPVNLMDKAYDYVATKVPQFSFTRLAGADPFLGVEMASTGEVASFGSNALESYWTAIQSTMNFNVPLPPSGILFGGDLSKNYLGEVVKYVAPLGYKLYATNEDTKKYLETFSKGVSVELIEFPKNDKRKLRELFQAKDISAVFNLAAKRAESLEDVDYIMRRNAIDFALPLFNEPQTAMLFAKAMSLKIAEKVKVLESKDVIVPHEVRTWSEYLHCKPI